The Nerophis ophidion isolate RoL-2023_Sa linkage group LG07, RoL_Noph_v1.0, whole genome shotgun sequence genome contains a region encoding:
- the LOC133555632 gene encoding serine/threonine-protein kinase pim-2-like, with amino-acid sequence MNVDNRFHALPFLAPNMHPGTENIDVASFMESCGLRKAESSKAYRNGALLTKRLYDAIPNVAEVKQPATETVPPKEGVHTKPQEFKVAEMTLAVPPVKRSRRKVTIKQEEQKADAAESSVKVSLSKRSKRKASIKPGSLMKEQGVNVFSVKTVPAKRAKRNTNNTKPEALPNDPKVETSELYAKALLAEVLHSKYSAKPEVAPKKPQVDVSEASLKAVLAKLTNTRKSSTKLEAKKPTQTRKTQRKVVRETVTLTPCSCCPATLQQADNTRTTFVLKYLQLEKLGEGGFGSVYAGYRKSDGFPVAIKYVPIEKVESVSLYINGKVQKVPLEALLMLQASSLRNRDGTSSVVLLLDTYDLQQELVLVMERPAPSVDLFTYRTKYKLGPLEEYETKNILKQLVDTAIKMHAVNVFHRDLKQRNILLQATFSLPLVRVIDFGCSCFVSDEPYQEYAGTLRYAPPEYVFKRPYKAGPATVWQLGALLFELLDGTERFDTLMFLIKGLRLNRVLSQDCKDFLWICLTSDMEQRATLEQLQCHSWLL; translated from the exons GTACGGAGAACATAGACGTGGCCTCCTTCATGGAGAGCTGTGGTCTGAGAAAGGCTGAAAGTAGCAAGGCCTATAGAAACGGAGCGCTCCTCACAAAGAGGCTTTATGACGCCATCCCAAATGTTGCTGAAGTCAAACAGCCAGCAACAGAGACTGTGCCCCCTAAAGAGGGGGTCCATACCAAACCCCAAGAGTTTAAAGTGGCCGAGATGACCCTGGCGGTTCCCCCTGTCAAAAGGAGCAGAAGGAAGGTCACCATCAAACAAGAGGAGCAGAAAGCCGACGCCGCGGAGTCGTCAGTGAAAGTCTCGTTGTCGAAAAGAAGTAAACGAAAGGCCAGCATTAAACCAGGATCCCTCATGAAGGAGCAGGGAGTCAATGTGTTCTCAGTGAAGACCGTGCCCGCTAAAAGAGCCAAACgcaacacaaacaacacaaaacCGGAGGCTCTACCCAATGACCCCAAGGTTGAAACCTCCGAGCTGTACGCCAAGGCTCTGCTGGCCGAAGTCCTGCACAGCAAGTACAGCGCCAAACCGGAGGTCGCCCCAAAGAAGCCGCAGGTGGACGTCTCAGAGGCGTCCTTAAAAGCCGTGCTGGCCAAACTGACCAACACCAGGAAGTCCAGCACCAAACTAGAAGCCAAAAAGCCCACACAAACCAGGAAGACTCAGAGGAAAGTAGTCCGGGAGACTGTGACCCTCACGCCTTGTTCCTGCTGCCCGGCAACTTTGCAACAGGCCGACAACACAAGAA CAACGTTTGTGCTGAAGTACCTCCAGTTGGAGAAGCTCGGAGAAGGAGGTTTTGGATCCGTTTATGCCGGTTACAGGAAAAGCGACGGCTTTCCG GTGGCCATTAAATACGTCCCCATAGAAAAAGTGGAAAGCGTCTCTTTG TACATCAACGGCAAAGTCCAGAAGGTGCCCTTAGAGGCTTTGCTAATGCTGCAAGCGTCCTCTTTAAGGAACCGAGACGGGACGTCCTCGGTGGTCCTGCTGTTGGACACGTATGATCTGCAGCAGGAGCTCGTCCTGGTCATGGAGAGGCCGGCGCCGTCTGTGGACCTGTTCACCTACAGGACCAAGTACAAGCTGGGTCCGCTTGAGGAGTACGAGACCAAG AACATCTTGAAGCAGCTGGTGGACACCGCTATCAAAATGCATGCCGTGAACGTTTTCCATCGGGACTTGAAGCAACGGAACATTCTACTGCAGGCCACTTTTAGTCTTCCTCTCGTGCGCGTCATAGATTTTGGTTGCAGCTGCTTCGTCAGCGACGAACCCTATCAAGAATATGCTG GAACCTTACGTTACGCTCCTCCCGAGTACGTCTTCAAGAGGCCTTACAAGGCCGGCCCGGCCACCGTCTGGCAGTTAGGCGCGCTCTTATTTGAGCTGCTGGATGGAACCGAACGTTTCGACACCCTCATGTTCCTCATTAAGGGTCTGAGGTTAAACCGGGTACTGTCCCAAG ATTGCAAGGACTTTTTGTGGATCTGCTTGACCTCGGACATGGAGCAGCGAGCCACCTTGGAGCAGCTACAGTGTCACTCCTGGCTCCTCTGA